The following coding sequences are from one Bos mutus isolate GX-2022 chromosome 22, NWIPB_WYAK_1.1, whole genome shotgun sequence window:
- the PTH1R gene encoding parathyroid hormone/parathyroid hormone-related peptide receptor isoform X2, which translates to MGAARIAPGLALLLCCPVLSSAYALVDADDVMTKEEQIFLLHRAQAQCEKRLKEVLQKPADIMESDKGWASASTSGKPKKEKPSGKLHPESEEDKEVPTGSRPRGRPCLPEWDHILCWPLGAPGEVVAMPCPDYIYDFNHKGHAYRRCDRNGSWELVPGHNRTWANYSECVKFLTNETREREVFDRLGMIYTVGYSVSLASLTVAVLILAYFRRLHCTRNYIHMHLFLSFMLRAVSIFVKDAVLYSGTALDEAERLTEEELRAIAQAPPPPAAAAGYVGCRVAVTFFLYFLATNYYWILVEGLYLHSLIFMAFFSEKKYLWGFTVFGWGLPAIFVAVWVGVRATLANTGCWDLSSGNKKWIIQVPILASIVLNFILFINIVRVLATKLRETNAGRCDTRQQYRKLLKSTLVLMPLFGVHYIVFMATPYTEVSGTLWQVQMHYEMLFNSFQGFFVAIIYCFCNGEVQAEIKKSWSRWTLALDFKRKARSGSSSYSYGPMVSHTSVTNVGPRTGLGLPLSPRLLPAATTNGHPPLPGHTKSGSPALQATPPAVAAPKEDGFLNGSCSGLDEEACAPERPPVLLQEEWETVM; encoded by the exons GTGGATGCAGATGACGTCATGACCAAAGAGGAGCAGATCTTCCTGCTGCACCGTGCCCAGGCCCAATGTGAGAAGCGGCTCAAAGAAGTCCTGCAGAAGCcag CCGACATAATGGAATCAGACAAAGGATGGGCATCCGCGTCcacatcagggaaacccaagaaagagaagccatctgggaagctccacCCTGAGTCCGAGGAGGACAAGGAGGTGCCCACTGGCAGCAGGCCCCGAG GGCGCCCCTGCCTGCCGGAGTGGGACCACATCCTGTGCTGGCCGCTGGGGGCTCCAGGGGAGGTGGTGGCCATGCCCTGTCCCGACTACATTTATGACTTCAATCACAAAG GCCATGCCTACCGCCGCTGTGACCGCAATGGCAGCTGGGAGCTGGTGCCTGGGCACAACCGCACGTGGGCCAACTACAGCGAGTGCGTCAAGTTCCTGACCAATGAGACGCGCGAACGG GAGGTGTTTGACCGCCTGGGCATGATCTACACCGTGGGCTACTCCGTCTCGCTGGCATCTCTCACCGTGGCGGTCCTCATCCTGGCCTACTTTAG GAGGCTGCATTGCACACGCAATTACATCCACATGCATCTGTTCCTGTCCTTCATGCTTCGCGCCGTGAGCATCTTCGTCAAGGACGCGGTTCTCTACTCGGGCACCGCCCTCGACGAGGCTGAGCGCCTCACGGAGGAAGAGCTGCGCGCCATCGCCCAGGCaccgccgccgcccgccgccgccgccggctaC GTGGGCTGCCGGGTGGCTGTGACCTTCTTCCTTTACTTCCTGGCCACCAACTACTACTGGATTCTGGTGGAGGGGCTGTATCTGCACAGCCTCATCTTCATGGCCTTCTTCTCAGAGAAGAAGTACCTCTGGGGCTTCACAGTCTTCGGCTGGG GTCTGCCTGCCATCTTTGTGGCTGTGTGGGTCGGTGTGAGAGCTACCCTGGCCAACACCGG GTGCTGGGATCTCAGCTCCGGGAACAAGAAGTGGATCATCCAGGTGCCCATCCTGGCCTccattgtg CTCAACTTCATCCTCTTCATCAACATCGTCCGGGTTCTCGCCACCAAGCTGCGAGAGACCAATGCTGGCCGGTGTGACACGCGGCAGCAGTACCG GAAGCTGCTCAAATCCACACTGGTGCTCATGCCGCTCTTTGGCGTCCACTACATCGTCTTCATGGCCACGCCGTACACCGAGGTCTCAGGGACGCTCTGGCAAGTCCAGATGCACTACGAGATGCTCTTCAACTCCTTCCAG GGATTTTTTGTTGCCATCATATACTGTTTCTGCAATGGCGAG GTACAGGCTGAGATCAAGAAATCCTGGAGCCGCTGGACACTGGCACTGGACTTCAAGCGCAAGGCACGCAGCGGGAGCAGCAGCTACAGCTACGGTCCGATGGTGTCTCACACGAGCGTGACCAATGTAGGGCCCCGCACGGGACTTGGCCTGCCCCTCAGTCCCCGCCTGCTGCCCGCGGCCACCACCAATGGCCACCCCCCGCTGCCTGGCCACACCAAGTCAGGGTCCCCGGCTCTCCAGGCCACACCACCTGCCGTGGCTGCTCCTAAGGAAGATGGATTCCTCAATGGCTCCTGCTCGGGGCTGGATGAGGAGGCCTGTGCGCCAGAGAGGCCACCTGTCCTGCTGCAGGAGGAGTGGGAGACAGTTATGTGA
- the PTH1R gene encoding parathyroid hormone/parathyroid hormone-related peptide receptor isoform X3, whose product MKSPRGRGRGAVLGRLSGDPRHPWLGGGRGGALGVDADDVMTKEEQIFLLHRAQAQCEKRLKEVLQKPADIMESDKGWASASTSGKPKKEKPSGKLHPESEEDKEVPTGSRPRGRPCLPEWDHILCWPLGAPGEVVAMPCPDYIYDFNHKGHAYRRCDRNGSWELVPGHNRTWANYSECVKFLTNETREREVFDRLGMIYTVGYSVSLASLTVAVLILAYFRRLHCTRNYIHMHLFLSFMLRAVSIFVKDAVLYSGTALDEAERLTEEELRAIAQAPPPPAAAAGYVGCRVAVTFFLYFLATNYYWILVEGLYLHSLIFMAFFSEKKYLWGFTVFGWGLPAIFVAVWVGVRATLANTGCWDLSSGNKKWIIQVPILASIVLNFILFINIVRVLATKLRETNAGRCDTRQQYRCSNPHWCSCRSLASTTSSSWPRRTPRSQGRSGKSRCTTRCSSTPSRDFLLPSYTVSAMARYRLRSRNPGAAGHWHWTSSARHAAGAAATATVRWCLTRA is encoded by the exons GTGGATGCAGATGACGTCATGACCAAAGAGGAGCAGATCTTCCTGCTGCACCGTGCCCAGGCCCAATGTGAGAAGCGGCTCAAAGAAGTCCTGCAGAAGCcag CCGACATAATGGAATCAGACAAAGGATGGGCATCCGCGTCcacatcagggaaacccaagaaagagaagccatctgggaagctccacCCTGAGTCCGAGGAGGACAAGGAGGTGCCCACTGGCAGCAGGCCCCGAG GGCGCCCCTGCCTGCCGGAGTGGGACCACATCCTGTGCTGGCCGCTGGGGGCTCCAGGGGAGGTGGTGGCCATGCCCTGTCCCGACTACATTTATGACTTCAATCACAAAG GCCATGCCTACCGCCGCTGTGACCGCAATGGCAGCTGGGAGCTGGTGCCTGGGCACAACCGCACGTGGGCCAACTACAGCGAGTGCGTCAAGTTCCTGACCAATGAGACGCGCGAACGG GAGGTGTTTGACCGCCTGGGCATGATCTACACCGTGGGCTACTCCGTCTCGCTGGCATCTCTCACCGTGGCGGTCCTCATCCTGGCCTACTTTAG GAGGCTGCATTGCACACGCAATTACATCCACATGCATCTGTTCCTGTCCTTCATGCTTCGCGCCGTGAGCATCTTCGTCAAGGACGCGGTTCTCTACTCGGGCACCGCCCTCGACGAGGCTGAGCGCCTCACGGAGGAAGAGCTGCGCGCCATCGCCCAGGCaccgccgccgcccgccgccgccgccggctaC GTGGGCTGCCGGGTGGCTGTGACCTTCTTCCTTTACTTCCTGGCCACCAACTACTACTGGATTCTGGTGGAGGGGCTGTATCTGCACAGCCTCATCTTCATGGCCTTCTTCTCAGAGAAGAAGTACCTCTGGGGCTTCACAGTCTTCGGCTGGG GTCTGCCTGCCATCTTTGTGGCTGTGTGGGTCGGTGTGAGAGCTACCCTGGCCAACACCGG GTGCTGGGATCTCAGCTCCGGGAACAAGAAGTGGATCATCCAGGTGCCCATCCTGGCCTccattgtg CTCAACTTCATCCTCTTCATCAACATCGTCCGGGTTCTCGCCACCAAGCTGCGAGAGACCAATGCTGGCCGGTGTGACACGCGGCAGCAGTACCG CTGCTCAAATCCACACTGGTGCTCATGCCGCTCTTTGGCGTCCACTACATCGTCTTCATGGCCACGCCGTACACCGAGGTCTCAGGGACGCTCTGGCAAGTCCAGATGCACTACGAGATGCTCTTCAACTCCTTCCAG GGATTTTTTGTTGCCATCATATACTGTTTCTGCAATGGCGAG GTACAGGCTGAGATCAAGAAATCCTGGAGCCGCTGGACACTGGCACTGGACTTCAAGCGCAAGGCACGCAGCGGGAGCAGCAGCTACAGCTACGGTCCGATGGTGTCTCACACGAGCGTGA
- the PTH1R gene encoding parathyroid hormone/parathyroid hormone-related peptide receptor isoform X1, which produces MKSPRGRGRGAVLGRLSGDPRHPWLGGGRGGALGVDADDVMTKEEQIFLLHRAQAQCEKRLKEVLQKPADIMESDKGWASASTSGKPKKEKPSGKLHPESEEDKEVPTGSRPRGRPCLPEWDHILCWPLGAPGEVVAMPCPDYIYDFNHKGHAYRRCDRNGSWELVPGHNRTWANYSECVKFLTNETREREVFDRLGMIYTVGYSVSLASLTVAVLILAYFRRLHCTRNYIHMHLFLSFMLRAVSIFVKDAVLYSGTALDEAERLTEEELRAIAQAPPPPAAAAGYVGCRVAVTFFLYFLATNYYWILVEGLYLHSLIFMAFFSEKKYLWGFTVFGWGLPAIFVAVWVGVRATLANTGCWDLSSGNKKWIIQVPILASIVLNFILFINIVRVLATKLRETNAGRCDTRQQYRKLLKSTLVLMPLFGVHYIVFMATPYTEVSGTLWQVQMHYEMLFNSFQGFFVAIIYCFCNGEVQAEIKKSWSRWTLALDFKRKARSGSSSYSYGPMVSHTSVTNVGPRTGLGLPLSPRLLPAATTNGHPPLPGHTKSGSPALQATPPAVAAPKEDGFLNGSCSGLDEEACAPERPPVLLQEEWETVM; this is translated from the exons GTGGATGCAGATGACGTCATGACCAAAGAGGAGCAGATCTTCCTGCTGCACCGTGCCCAGGCCCAATGTGAGAAGCGGCTCAAAGAAGTCCTGCAGAAGCcag CCGACATAATGGAATCAGACAAAGGATGGGCATCCGCGTCcacatcagggaaacccaagaaagagaagccatctgggaagctccacCCTGAGTCCGAGGAGGACAAGGAGGTGCCCACTGGCAGCAGGCCCCGAG GGCGCCCCTGCCTGCCGGAGTGGGACCACATCCTGTGCTGGCCGCTGGGGGCTCCAGGGGAGGTGGTGGCCATGCCCTGTCCCGACTACATTTATGACTTCAATCACAAAG GCCATGCCTACCGCCGCTGTGACCGCAATGGCAGCTGGGAGCTGGTGCCTGGGCACAACCGCACGTGGGCCAACTACAGCGAGTGCGTCAAGTTCCTGACCAATGAGACGCGCGAACGG GAGGTGTTTGACCGCCTGGGCATGATCTACACCGTGGGCTACTCCGTCTCGCTGGCATCTCTCACCGTGGCGGTCCTCATCCTGGCCTACTTTAG GAGGCTGCATTGCACACGCAATTACATCCACATGCATCTGTTCCTGTCCTTCATGCTTCGCGCCGTGAGCATCTTCGTCAAGGACGCGGTTCTCTACTCGGGCACCGCCCTCGACGAGGCTGAGCGCCTCACGGAGGAAGAGCTGCGCGCCATCGCCCAGGCaccgccgccgcccgccgccgccgccggctaC GTGGGCTGCCGGGTGGCTGTGACCTTCTTCCTTTACTTCCTGGCCACCAACTACTACTGGATTCTGGTGGAGGGGCTGTATCTGCACAGCCTCATCTTCATGGCCTTCTTCTCAGAGAAGAAGTACCTCTGGGGCTTCACAGTCTTCGGCTGGG GTCTGCCTGCCATCTTTGTGGCTGTGTGGGTCGGTGTGAGAGCTACCCTGGCCAACACCGG GTGCTGGGATCTCAGCTCCGGGAACAAGAAGTGGATCATCCAGGTGCCCATCCTGGCCTccattgtg CTCAACTTCATCCTCTTCATCAACATCGTCCGGGTTCTCGCCACCAAGCTGCGAGAGACCAATGCTGGCCGGTGTGACACGCGGCAGCAGTACCG GAAGCTGCTCAAATCCACACTGGTGCTCATGCCGCTCTTTGGCGTCCACTACATCGTCTTCATGGCCACGCCGTACACCGAGGTCTCAGGGACGCTCTGGCAAGTCCAGATGCACTACGAGATGCTCTTCAACTCCTTCCAG GGATTTTTTGTTGCCATCATATACTGTTTCTGCAATGGCGAG GTACAGGCTGAGATCAAGAAATCCTGGAGCCGCTGGACACTGGCACTGGACTTCAAGCGCAAGGCACGCAGCGGGAGCAGCAGCTACAGCTACGGTCCGATGGTGTCTCACACGAGCGTGACCAATGTAGGGCCCCGCACGGGACTTGGCCTGCCCCTCAGTCCCCGCCTGCTGCCCGCGGCCACCACCAATGGCCACCCCCCGCTGCCTGGCCACACCAAGTCAGGGTCCCCGGCTCTCCAGGCCACACCACCTGCCGTGGCTGCTCCTAAGGAAGATGGATTCCTCAATGGCTCCTGCTCGGGGCTGGATGAGGAGGCCTGTGCGCCAGAGAGGCCACCTGTCCTGCTGCAGGAGGAGTGGGAGACAGTTATGTGA